In Kitasatospora sp. NBC_00240, the following are encoded in one genomic region:
- a CDS encoding DNA cytosine methyltransferase, with protein sequence MHTPTDTVSLFAGPGGMDLAAEALGLHPFGIESDPATCETRIAAGLDTVYGDVRGHSPSQFPNALTLMAGPPCQTFSATGTGTGRRDLDQVLDLVKRTAARENLYVAQVVGLLRVTDPRTLLVLEPLRWALAAADAGRPYRRIVLEQVPAALPVWDAYAAVLRAEGYSVATGVLKTEQHGVPQTRRRAVLIARRDGHPASLPAPTNRPYAKGIPQHEGDPTLEPWVSMGDVLPHRGPFGVVSNYGTGGDPKARGRRTSAEPAFTVTGKISRLRLLGPDGDDLPRLTPAEAGLLQSFPADHPWSGRDVAQQIGNACPPLLARALLNAVGAVALQPAA encoded by the coding sequence GCCGGCCCCGGCGGCATGGACCTCGCCGCCGAGGCGCTCGGCCTCCACCCCTTCGGCATCGAATCCGACCCAGCCACCTGCGAGACCCGCATCGCCGCCGGCCTCGACACCGTGTACGGCGACGTCCGCGGCCACAGCCCCAGCCAGTTCCCGAACGCCCTCACCCTGATGGCCGGCCCGCCCTGCCAGACGTTCAGCGCCACCGGCACCGGCACCGGCCGCCGCGACCTCGACCAGGTCCTCGACCTCGTGAAGCGCACCGCCGCCCGCGAGAACCTCTACGTCGCCCAGGTCGTCGGTCTGCTCCGGGTCACCGACCCGCGCACCCTGCTCGTGCTGGAGCCGCTCCGCTGGGCCCTGGCCGCGGCCGACGCCGGGCGCCCGTACCGCCGGATCGTCCTGGAGCAGGTCCCCGCAGCCCTGCCCGTCTGGGACGCCTACGCCGCAGTGCTGCGGGCCGAGGGCTACTCGGTGGCGACCGGGGTTCTCAAGACCGAACAGCACGGCGTCCCGCAGACCCGCCGCCGCGCCGTCCTCATCGCCCGCCGCGACGGACACCCCGCCAGCCTGCCCGCCCCGACGAACCGCCCGTACGCCAAGGGCATCCCACAGCACGAGGGTGACCCGACGCTGGAGCCGTGGGTGTCGATGGGCGATGTCCTGCCGCACCGCGGGCCGTTCGGTGTCGTCTCGAACTACGGCACCGGTGGCGACCCCAAGGCCCGCGGGCGCCGCACCTCCGCCGAGCCGGCGTTCACCGTCACCGGCAAGATCAGCCGCCTGCGGCTCCTCGGCCCCGACGGCGACGACCTCCCCCGCCTCACCCCCGCCGAGGCCGGCCTGCTGCAGTCCTTCCCCGCCGACCACCCGTGGTCCGGCCGGGACGTCGCCCAGCAGATCGGAAACGCCTGCCCGCCGCTGCTCGCCCGGGCCCTGCTGAACGCCGTGGGCGCCGTCGCCCTGCAGCCCGCCGCCTGA
- a CDS encoding DUF6085 family protein: MTAFPAVQGHCPACHRTTLILGADGYVTCAHLDCPNPAAASDLLDRPDAADIVHTLRNAHVGPNEADGIEAAIDILTGERPAQRPKRNRPTRRKP; encoded by the coding sequence GTGACCGCCTTCCCCGCCGTTCAGGGCCACTGCCCGGCCTGCCACCGCACCACGCTGATCCTCGGCGCCGACGGCTACGTCACCTGCGCCCACCTCGACTGCCCCAACCCGGCCGCGGCCAGCGACCTGCTGGACCGGCCGGATGCGGCCGACATCGTGCACACCCTCCGCAACGCCCACGTAGGCCCGAACGAGGCCGATGGCATCGAGGCCGCGATCGACATTCTCACCGGCGAACGCCCCGCACAACGGCCCAAGCGCAACCGGCCGACCAGGAGGAAGCCGTGA
- a CDS encoding DUF2493 domain-containing protein encodes MIRIIVTGSRNWTDRQAVWDALAQAADGQDWDELVLVHGACPTGADHYASRWASLVGITQETYPANWTAHGKAAGPIRNQAMVAAGADLVLAFPLGPSPGTRNCMAAARNAGIPVKEYAP; translated from the coding sequence GTGATCCGCATCATCGTCACCGGCAGCCGCAACTGGACCGACCGTCAGGCCGTCTGGGACGCCCTCGCCCAAGCCGCCGACGGGCAGGACTGGGACGAACTCGTCCTCGTGCACGGCGCCTGCCCCACCGGCGCAGACCACTACGCATCCCGCTGGGCCTCGCTGGTCGGCATCACGCAGGAGACGTACCCCGCCAACTGGACCGCCCACGGCAAGGCCGCCGGACCCATCCGCAACCAGGCCATGGTCGCCGCCGGCGCCGACCTGGTCCTCGCGTTCCCCCTCGGCCCCAGCCCCGGCACCCGCAACTGCATGGCCGCCGCCCGCAACGCCGGCATCCCCGTGAAGGAGTACGCACCGTGA
- a CDS encoding helix-turn-helix transcriptional regulator codes for MSTPPVLTPRQAAILTLAAEGLTNGQIGARLYIAESTVHAHLDDAYRRLGVPTGRGARTHAAILADRAGLLGRTDPHGIEAALQRVAALEPCATIRGCRLVDLDQVLATIAGPTTIPAATVRSAA; via the coding sequence GTGAGTACGCCGCCCGTCCTCACCCCCCGCCAAGCCGCCATCCTCACCCTCGCCGCCGAAGGCCTCACCAACGGCCAGATCGGCGCCCGCCTGTACATCGCCGAGAGCACCGTCCACGCCCACCTCGACGACGCCTACCGCCGACTCGGCGTCCCGACCGGCCGCGGCGCCCGCACCCACGCCGCGATCCTCGCCGACCGCGCCGGCCTCCTCGGTCGCACCGACCCCCACGGCATCGAGGCCGCCCTTCAGCGCGTCGCCGCCTTGGAGCCGTGTGCCACCATCCGCGGCTGTCGCCTCGTCGACCTCGACCAGGTCCTCGCCACCATCGCCGGCCCGACCACGATCCCCGCCGCCACCGTCAGGAGCGCCGCATGA
- a CDS encoding DUF6300 family protein: protein MLQLTLACLKKTAPCTRCGGHTELTADLNVGKDVHLELCPRCDAGGGLGGELLAMLTTGLITPDRLTEVSLAWMYEAMAAQGWHQFPHEPSG, encoded by the coding sequence ATGCTGCAACTGACTCTCGCCTGCCTGAAGAAGACCGCGCCGTGCACACGCTGCGGCGGACATACAGAGCTGACTGCCGACCTGAACGTCGGCAAGGACGTGCACCTCGAACTATGCCCGCGGTGCGATGCGGGCGGCGGTCTGGGTGGTGAGCTGCTGGCCATGTTGACGACCGGCTTGATTACCCCGGACCGGTTGACGGAGGTGTCGCTGGCGTGGATGTATGAGGCGATGGCGGCGCAGGGTTGGCATCAGTTCCCGCATGAGCCGTCGGGGTAG
- a CDS encoding DUF6011 domain-containing protein, producing MLLRHRLPGQSDVTGPDPQLPLVAASAQGRLAARVTCRRCKRPLHDPESRLLRLGPECRDHTGHTTRHQVEQDTLPGVYPDGSCGN from the coding sequence GTGCTCCTGCGGCACCGACTGCCTGGCCAGTCCGACGTGACCGGCCCCGATCCGCAACTGCCCCTGGTCGCCGCTTCGGCGCAGGGGCGGCTCGCTGCCCGCGTCACCTGCCGCCGCTGCAAGCGCCCGTTGCACGACCCGGAATCCCGGCTGCTCCGCCTGGGCCCCGAATGCCGAGACCACACCGGCCACACCACGCGCCACCAGGTCGAGCAGGACACGCTGCCCGGCGTCTACCCCGACGGCTCATGCGGGAACTGA
- a CDS encoding MazG-like family protein yields MNPDDIPTEITALTYTAPFATAGLPILSQNDTAKMLAHYWPAIERHVREQDGAFATIRRLVDWLDHANGTGEAETAMRLLKLTEEVGEVSQAYIGFVGQNPRKGQTHTRNDVADELCDVIVTALVALHAFTDDAEQHFAGKLQHIADRVLTAGEGRHAECTEPHPGVDGYTDCDGQPL; encoded by the coding sequence GTGAACCCCGACGACATCCCCACCGAGATCACCGCACTCACCTACACCGCACCGTTCGCCACCGCCGGCCTGCCGATCCTCTCTCAGAACGACACCGCCAAGATGCTCGCTCACTACTGGCCCGCCATCGAGCGTCACGTCCGCGAGCAGGACGGTGCCTTCGCGACCATCCGCCGCCTCGTCGACTGGCTCGACCACGCCAACGGCACCGGCGAGGCGGAGACCGCGATGCGACTGCTGAAGCTCACCGAGGAGGTCGGCGAGGTCTCCCAGGCCTACATCGGCTTCGTCGGCCAGAACCCCCGCAAGGGCCAGACCCACACCCGCAACGACGTCGCCGACGAGCTCTGCGACGTCATCGTCACCGCCCTCGTCGCCCTCCACGCCTTCACCGACGACGCCGAGCAGCACTTCGCCGGCAAGCTCCAGCACATCGCCGACCGCGTACTGACCGCGGGCGAGGGCCGCCATGCCGAATGCACCGAACCCCACCCCGGCGTCGACGGGTACACCGACTGCGACGGCCAACCCCTGTAA
- the dnaB gene encoding replicative DNA helicase: protein MYLVENPEDEPSPHDDDQAGLAGSPRHDLLAEQAVLGGMMFDRDSVGDVCGALTARDYYRPAHEAIHNAIVRLFTRGEPTTAIAVTAELTRTGDLARAGGPHYIHTCVETATGLGTPAYYAAEVHDQAVLRRLVEAGQRIAAMGAAGEGDVAEIVDAAQSELFTVADERVEEDMLLVADTMSDYLDIVEARKDNQGKLIGVPTGFADLDALTGGLRPGQMIVIAARPAMGKSTLALDMARSAAVKHGIATVIFSLEMDRNEIHDRLLSAEARVALHHLRHGNMTDDDWTAVARRMPDITAAPLFIDTSSNLTGMDIRTKSRRLAQKHKLGLVVVDYLQLMNSGGSKAENRQLEVSDISRGLKSLAKELGVPVIALSQLNRGPEQRQDKIPVVSDLRESGSIEQDADMVILLHREDAYDKESPRAGEADLIVGKHRNGPTATITLGAQLHYSRFVDLARDE, encoded by the coding sequence ATGTACCTCGTCGAGAACCCCGAGGACGAGCCCAGCCCGCACGACGACGACCAGGCCGGCCTCGCGGGCAGCCCCCGCCACGACCTCCTCGCCGAACAGGCCGTCCTCGGCGGCATGATGTTCGACCGCGACAGCGTCGGTGACGTCTGCGGCGCCCTCACCGCCCGCGACTACTACCGGCCCGCCCACGAGGCGATCCACAACGCGATCGTGAGGCTCTTCACCCGCGGCGAGCCCACCACCGCGATTGCCGTCACTGCCGAACTCACCCGCACCGGAGACCTCGCCCGCGCCGGCGGCCCCCACTACATCCACACCTGCGTCGAAACCGCCACGGGCCTCGGCACCCCGGCCTACTACGCCGCCGAGGTCCACGACCAGGCCGTCCTGCGGCGCCTCGTCGAGGCCGGCCAGCGGATCGCCGCCATGGGCGCGGCCGGCGAAGGCGACGTCGCGGAGATCGTCGACGCCGCCCAGTCCGAGCTGTTCACCGTCGCCGACGAACGCGTCGAGGAGGACATGCTCCTCGTCGCCGACACCATGAGCGACTACCTCGACATCGTCGAGGCCCGCAAGGACAACCAGGGCAAGCTCATCGGCGTCCCCACGGGCTTCGCCGACCTGGATGCCCTCACCGGCGGGCTGCGCCCCGGCCAGATGATCGTCATCGCGGCCCGGCCCGCCATGGGCAAGTCGACCCTCGCCCTGGACATGGCCCGCTCCGCCGCGGTCAAGCACGGCATCGCGACCGTCATCTTCAGCCTGGAGATGGACCGCAACGAGATCCACGACCGCCTGCTGTCCGCCGAGGCCCGCGTCGCCCTGCACCACCTGCGGCACGGCAACATGACCGACGACGACTGGACCGCCGTGGCCCGCCGCATGCCCGACATCACCGCGGCACCGCTGTTCATCGACACGTCGTCGAACCTGACGGGCATGGACATCCGCACCAAGTCCCGCCGCCTCGCGCAGAAGCACAAGCTGGGCCTGGTCGTCGTTGACTACCTGCAGTTGATGAACTCCGGCGGGTCGAAGGCGGAGAACCGGCAGTTGGAGGTGTCGGACATTTCCCGCGGCCTGAAGTCTCTGGCGAAGGAGCTGGGCGTGCCGGTGATCGCCTTGTCGCAGTTGAACCGCGGGCCGGAGCAGCGGCAGGACAAGATCCCGGTCGTGTCGGACCTGCGGGAGTCCGGCAGCATTGAGCAGGACGCTGACATGGTGATCCTGCTGCACCGTGAGGACGCGTACGACAAGGAGTCGCCGCGGGCCGGCGAGGCGGACCTGATTGTCGGCAAGCACCGCAACGGGCCGACGGCGACGATCACTCTCGGGGCGCAGCTCCACTACAGCCGTTTCGTCGACCTCGCACGGGACGAGTGA
- a CDS encoding helix-turn-helix domain-containing protein translates to MIENMRGRSTETKYGRIPLWLYEAGVSLQAIATYGWLHGKYGHFDRVVPSYATLAKELKVSRGSVIAYVKELTGAGAVRIATSGAAGQTTNTYEIAFNEPFPVPNVQVSGGQNADQVVSGLYSGGQPADQGGQPVVQEEDVFKKTKKTSSSRLPRQRSTKQLPAVTPEEEDSSNSTNRARLLLSRLPAPWTLGPVDAERLAPQLAATADRLGWPIDDKLAAAICTNPGGITNPAEVLAKRRIPNLLPYATVHGARSTLPPVCRPCLDSNPHAARNARWRTRHGQPCPTCHPDALHAAA, encoded by the coding sequence GTGATCGAGAACATGCGTGGACGGAGCACGGAGACGAAGTACGGCCGCATCCCCCTGTGGCTCTACGAAGCCGGTGTCTCCCTGCAGGCCATCGCCACCTACGGCTGGCTGCACGGCAAGTACGGGCACTTCGACCGTGTCGTGCCGAGCTACGCCACGCTCGCCAAAGAGCTCAAGGTGAGCCGGGGCAGCGTCATCGCGTACGTGAAGGAGCTGACCGGTGCCGGCGCGGTGCGCATCGCGACGTCCGGCGCGGCGGGTCAGACGACGAACACGTACGAGATCGCGTTCAACGAGCCCTTCCCCGTCCCTAATGTCCAGGTTTCGGGTGGTCAGAATGCTGACCAGGTGGTCAGCGGGCTGTACTCAGGTGGTCAGCCGGCTGACCAGGGTGGTCAGCCTGTTGTCCAGGAAGAAGACGTTTTTAAGAAGACGAAGAAGACCTCCTCCTCCCGCCTCCCTCGGCAGCGGTCGACCAAGCAGCTTCCGGCCGTCACCCCGGAGGAGGAGGATTCGAGCAACAGCACCAACCGCGCCCGACTCCTCCTCAGTCGGCTCCCCGCCCCCTGGACCCTCGGCCCCGTCGACGCCGAACGCCTCGCCCCCCAACTCGCCGCAACCGCGGACCGACTCGGCTGGCCCATCGACGACAAACTTGCCGCAGCGATCTGCACCAACCCCGGCGGCATCACCAACCCGGCTGAAGTCCTCGCCAAACGCCGCATCCCCAACCTCCTGCCCTACGCCACCGTCCACGGCGCCCGCAGCACCCTCCCGCCGGTCTGCCGGCCCTGCCTCGACAGCAACCCGCACGCCGCCCGCAACGCCCGCTGGCGCACCCGACACGGCCAGCCCTGCCCCACCTGCCACCCCGACGCGCTGCACGCCGCAGCCTGA
- a CDS encoding type II toxin-antitoxin system antitoxin SocA domain-containing protein, which yields MASVHDVAAYILAKDGPMSAMKLQKLCYFSYGYHLAWEDEQLFPEPFEAWANGPVAPVLYSSHRGRYTLQAGEIAGDPTGLSDGQRESVDVVVDRLAQYNAHDLSEMSHDADGPWHRARQRTGARDLERSSEQLRDEDIADYFGALAATGDE from the coding sequence ATGGCAAGCGTGCACGACGTAGCCGCGTACATCCTGGCCAAGGACGGCCCGATGTCCGCGATGAAGCTCCAGAAGCTCTGCTACTTCTCCTACGGCTACCACCTCGCCTGGGAGGACGAGCAGCTCTTTCCCGAGCCCTTCGAGGCCTGGGCCAACGGGCCCGTCGCACCCGTTCTCTACAGCAGCCACCGTGGCCGCTACACCCTCCAGGCCGGCGAGATCGCAGGGGACCCCACCGGGCTCAGCGACGGCCAGCGCGAGTCGGTCGATGTGGTCGTCGACCGCCTGGCTCAATACAACGCTCATGACCTCTCCGAAATGAGCCACGATGCCGACGGCCCCTGGCATCGAGCGCGGCAGCGGACCGGAGCTAGGGATCTTGAGCGCAGCTCCGAGCAGCTGCGAGACGAAGACATCGCGGACTACTTCGGCGCGCTCGCCGCGACCGGCGACGAGTGA